In Epinephelus fuscoguttatus linkage group LG15, E.fuscoguttatus.final_Chr_v1, a genomic segment contains:
- the guk1a gene encoding guanylate kinase isoform X4 — translation MFMRYFSRLLSAMAGPRPVVLSGPSGAGKSTLLKKLMQEYDSVFGFSVSHTTRNPRPGEQDGKDYHFVTREAMQAGIDNGEFIESAEFSGNMYGTSKAAVQAVQAKNLICILDIDMQGVKNIKRTDLNPLYISIQPPSIDVLENRLRHRKTESEESLQRRLQIATVDMELSKEPGMFDVQIVNDNLEDAYGQLKHALLEEINVVKKINMSS, via the exons CTATGGCTGGACCCAGGCCTGTGGTGCTCAGCGGCCCATCCGGGGCGGGAAAGAGCACTCTGCTGAAGAAGCTAATGCAAGAATATGACAGTGTGTTTGGCTTCAGCGTCTCCC ATACAACAAGAAATCCTCGACCTGGAGAACAGGATGGCAAAG ATTACCATTTCGTCACACGGGAGGCGATGCAGGCAGGGATCGACAACGGCGAATTCATTGAGAGCGCAGAGTTCTCGGGGAACATGTACGGGACGAGTAAAGCTGCCGTGCAAGCCGTGCAGGCCAAGAACCTCATCTGTATACTTGACATTGACATGCAGGGTGTGAAGAACATCAAGAGGACAGATCTCAATCCCCTCTACATCTCCATCCAGCCACCATCCATAGATGTCCTG GAAAATCGCTTAAGACATAGAAAAACTGAGTCAGAGGAGAGTCTTCAGAGGCGTTTACAGATAGCGACGGTGGACATGGAGTTAA GTAAAGAACCTGGTATGTTCGACGTCCAGATCGTCAATGATAATTTGGAGGATGCTTATGGGCAGTTAAAACATGCTCTTCTTGAG gAAATTAACGTGGTCAAGAAAATCAACATGTCTTCATAG
- the guk1a gene encoding guanylate kinase isoform X2, with product MRDSKTKAMAGPRPVVLSGPSGAGKSTLLKKLMQEYDSVFGFSVSHTTRNPRPGEQDGKGTTRYSSFMTTVTNISRIAALFIYHLLFGVSDYHFVTREAMQAGIDNGEFIESAEFSGNMYGTSKAAVQAVQAKNLICILDIDMQGVKNIKRTDLNPLYISIQPPSIDVLENRLRHRKTESEESLQRRLQIATVDMELSKEPGMFDVQIVNDNLEDAYGQLKHALLEEINVVKKINMSS from the exons CTATGGCTGGACCCAGGCCTGTGGTGCTCAGCGGCCCATCCGGGGCGGGAAAGAGCACTCTGCTGAAGAAGCTAATGCAAGAATATGACAGTGTGTTTGGCTTCAGCGTCTCCC ATACAACAAGAAATCCTCGACCTGGAGAACAGGATGGCAAAGGTACAACACGTTATTCCTCTTTTATGACCACTGTAACAAACATCAGTCGTATTGCAGCTTTATTTATCTATCATCTTCTTTTTGGGGTTTCAGATTACCATTTCGTCACACGGGAGGCGATGCAGGCAGGGATCGACAACGGCGAATTCATTGAGAGCGCAGAGTTCTCGGGGAACATGTACGGGACGAGTAAAGCTGCCGTGCAAGCCGTGCAGGCCAAGAACCTCATCTGTATACTTGACATTGACATGCAGGGTGTGAAGAACATCAAGAGGACAGATCTCAATCCCCTCTACATCTCCATCCAGCCACCATCCATAGATGTCCTG GAAAATCGCTTAAGACATAGAAAAACTGAGTCAGAGGAGAGTCTTCAGAGGCGTTTACAGATAGCGACGGTGGACATGGAGTTAA GTAAAGAACCTGGTATGTTCGACGTCCAGATCGTCAATGATAATTTGGAGGATGCTTATGGGCAGTTAAAACATGCTCTTCTTGAG gAAATTAACGTGGTCAAGAAAATCAACATGTCTTCATAG
- the guk1a gene encoding guanylate kinase isoform X1, which produces MFMRYFSRLLSAMAGPRPVVLSGPSGAGKSTLLKKLMQEYDSVFGFSVSHTTRNPRPGEQDGKGTTRYSSFMTTVTNISRIAALFIYHLLFGVSDYHFVTREAMQAGIDNGEFIESAEFSGNMYGTSKAAVQAVQAKNLICILDIDMQGVKNIKRTDLNPLYISIQPPSIDVLENRLRHRKTESEESLQRRLQIATVDMELSKEPGMFDVQIVNDNLEDAYGQLKHALLEEINVVKKINMSS; this is translated from the exons CTATGGCTGGACCCAGGCCTGTGGTGCTCAGCGGCCCATCCGGGGCGGGAAAGAGCACTCTGCTGAAGAAGCTAATGCAAGAATATGACAGTGTGTTTGGCTTCAGCGTCTCCC ATACAACAAGAAATCCTCGACCTGGAGAACAGGATGGCAAAGGTACAACACGTTATTCCTCTTTTATGACCACTGTAACAAACATCAGTCGTATTGCAGCTTTATTTATCTATCATCTTCTTTTTGGGGTTTCAGATTACCATTTCGTCACACGGGAGGCGATGCAGGCAGGGATCGACAACGGCGAATTCATTGAGAGCGCAGAGTTCTCGGGGAACATGTACGGGACGAGTAAAGCTGCCGTGCAAGCCGTGCAGGCCAAGAACCTCATCTGTATACTTGACATTGACATGCAGGGTGTGAAGAACATCAAGAGGACAGATCTCAATCCCCTCTACATCTCCATCCAGCCACCATCCATAGATGTCCTG GAAAATCGCTTAAGACATAGAAAAACTGAGTCAGAGGAGAGTCTTCAGAGGCGTTTACAGATAGCGACGGTGGACATGGAGTTAA GTAAAGAACCTGGTATGTTCGACGTCCAGATCGTCAATGATAATTTGGAGGATGCTTATGGGCAGTTAAAACATGCTCTTCTTGAG gAAATTAACGTGGTCAAGAAAATCAACATGTCTTCATAG
- the guk1a gene encoding guanylate kinase isoform X3: protein MAGPRPVVLSGPSGAGKSTLLKKLMQEYDSVFGFSVSHTTRNPRPGEQDGKGTTRYSSFMTTVTNISRIAALFIYHLLFGVSDYHFVTREAMQAGIDNGEFIESAEFSGNMYGTSKAAVQAVQAKNLICILDIDMQGVKNIKRTDLNPLYISIQPPSIDVLENRLRHRKTESEESLQRRLQIATVDMELSKEPGMFDVQIVNDNLEDAYGQLKHALLEEINVVKKINMSS from the exons ATGGCTGGACCCAGGCCTGTGGTGCTCAGCGGCCCATCCGGGGCGGGAAAGAGCACTCTGCTGAAGAAGCTAATGCAAGAATATGACAGTGTGTTTGGCTTCAGCGTCTCCC ATACAACAAGAAATCCTCGACCTGGAGAACAGGATGGCAAAGGTACAACACGTTATTCCTCTTTTATGACCACTGTAACAAACATCAGTCGTATTGCAGCTTTATTTATCTATCATCTTCTTTTTGGGGTTTCAGATTACCATTTCGTCACACGGGAGGCGATGCAGGCAGGGATCGACAACGGCGAATTCATTGAGAGCGCAGAGTTCTCGGGGAACATGTACGGGACGAGTAAAGCTGCCGTGCAAGCCGTGCAGGCCAAGAACCTCATCTGTATACTTGACATTGACATGCAGGGTGTGAAGAACATCAAGAGGACAGATCTCAATCCCCTCTACATCTCCATCCAGCCACCATCCATAGATGTCCTG GAAAATCGCTTAAGACATAGAAAAACTGAGTCAGAGGAGAGTCTTCAGAGGCGTTTACAGATAGCGACGGTGGACATGGAGTTAA GTAAAGAACCTGGTATGTTCGACGTCCAGATCGTCAATGATAATTTGGAGGATGCTTATGGGCAGTTAAAACATGCTCTTCTTGAG gAAATTAACGTGGTCAAGAAAATCAACATGTCTTCATAG